In Oncorhynchus gorbuscha isolate QuinsamMale2020 ecotype Even-year linkage group LG02, OgorEven_v1.0, whole genome shotgun sequence, a single genomic region encodes these proteins:
- the ypel2a gene encoding protein yippee-like 1: MTRSKTFQAYLPNCHRTYSCIHCRAHLANHDELISKSFQGSQGRAYLFNSVVNVGCGPAEERVLLTGLHAVADIYCENCKTTLGWKYEHAFESSQKYKEGKFIIELAHMIKDNGWD; the protein is encoded by the exons ATGACGCGCTCCAAGACCTTCCAGGCCTACCTGCCCAACTGCCACCGTACCTACAGCTGCATCCACTGTCGAGCTCACCTGGCCAACCATGACGAGCTCATCTCCAAG TCCTTCCAAGGAAGTCAAGGTCGAGCTTACCTCTTCAACTCAGT GGTGAACGTGGGGTGTGGACCAGCAGAAGAGAGGGTTCTGTTGACAGGGCTTCACGCGGTGGCTGATATCTACTGTGAAAACTGTAAAACTACGCTGGGCTGGAAATAC gaGCATGCCTTTGAGAGCAGTCAGAAGTACAAGGAGGGGAAGTTCATTATCGAGCTGGCCCACATGATCAAGGACAATGGCTGGGACTGA